One genomic segment of Podarcis raffonei isolate rPodRaf1 chromosome 7, rPodRaf1.pri, whole genome shotgun sequence includes these proteins:
- the NUP153 gene encoding nuclear pore complex protein Nup153 isoform X3, translated as MDSGESGGAPGGGGGGGGSGGGSSGGYESGGGKIRTRRYHLAAASSKPYPRNKQGIVNIVKESVKSIVPAWLQRYFRQSEEESPSEQRSLEENVNYHPAFEDDDADNTLEIDGRITPEPTRITLDEPSTSRSGLSFTDILTRPSLHRSHLNFNILDSPPPLCQPSTSSAFPISNSGLSLGKEMKDSTSQHDDDNISTTSGFSSRASDKDITVSKVASVPPLWSSESERLVSLSQHSATSSKKPGFNLSAFGALSPSLGNASAFKTSQLGNSPFYPGKTMYGGAAAAARQSKARITPYQTPVRRQMKAKQVNAQSYGVTSSTARRILQSLEKMSSPIADAKRIPSSSFSSPAERSMQNITDFHSPRKRAESHYPPVQKLVTPKTVPLSMSRSQYFKPSLPSATESGKIRQRIEMNHKGVQEKNLAAEQKIESPESSVTNPRFSTSATNGLPPSVGVGGGKMRRERGVHYVSKPAQEEEIDMPVLPEISLPISTSSLPNFSFGLLASSTTVSSTPVSSAQSVAKKVQPASNASSPVYRFSSPIVKSTEAEVLPSVSAGAFKFSVPVAKSSDPSGSKDTPVLTQSNAAVNSISSKRDHEYDGPFKPAKILKEGSVLDILKSPGFASSTIYSSAAAPPVTASTVVYTRPAISTFSGTVSGLGDALKQGSAHWQCDTCLVQNKLADNKCVACQAAKVPMSDGTKQTGTQFNSALKAAHSTKGTQGFGDKFKAAAGTWDCDTCLVQNKPEATKCVACETPKPGTGVKPAFVFPAVTDNVTTVTSSSGSTDLTVSFGFGDKFKKPKDAWECSVCLVSNKAEDSKCVACQSDKPGSSVPVVSSSASSLPALSGGFLGLDKFKKPEGSWDCETCLVQNKADATKCVACESSKPGSKTELKGFGTAAASTVPSTTSFKFGIQSSPSELPQTLGNAEKSFKFGEQTGFKFGITSELGSSTNTVTGGFKFSKTEGSKLGSFPLESESEDNVKDGKSNSSFNFGLPSGAKSTPSTSFQFGIANLGQQEKKEGLSKPAGGGFTFGTGSTASAAAPESKTGISGFKFGNTEEKETSVTPFSFKKVEEKKDENPSTKGGFTFGNVESVPTPQLVLGRTDEKPDTVAPSYPSVFGKKVENEESKAQPMFPFAKAEQTKDDSTAKSGFSFSLAKPAEKETEQQAKPAFMFGAQASTADPGSSKSTFGFMSSSSSNTAVQSVAAAAGGGGGGGGGSSGVFSSTTSSSNPAPPSFLFGQASNTVSSSAFGNPSDSSTTQSFGFSQESKPPTTTSNTSAPAPFLFGTAATTNSAANTGFSFAAATTTAGPAGSSSSFVFGSGSSAPATGPAFGASQTPTFGQSQGSSQPPAPTFGSLSSSLFSTGAQPAPPAFGSVSSSTQPPVFGQQATQPPSFGSSTAPNSGPVFQFGSSTNFNFTGNSPGVFTFGAASGAPAQPAGGSSGFSFTQPSSFNPGNNGKNIFSTSGSSQPVRKIKTAVRRRK; from the exons GGAATTGTAAATATCGTTAAGGAATCTGTGAAGAGTATTGTTCCAGCTTGGCTTCAGAGATATTTCAGGCAAAGCGAAGAGGAATCCCCAAGTGAACAAAGGAGCTTAGAGGAGAATGTAAACTATCATCCTGCCTTTGAAGATGATGATGCTGACAATACCCTTGAGATTGATGGACGAATTACTCCCGAGCCAACAAGAATTACTTTAGATG AGCCCTCGACAAGTAGATCTGGTTTAAGCTTCACAGATATTTTAACAAGACCCTCTCTCCACCGGAGTCATCTTAATTTCAACATCttggattccccacctccacttTGTCAACCCTCCACATCATCTGCATTTCCAATTAGTAATTCTGGACTTTCACTtgggaaagaaatgaaagattctACCTCTCAGCATGATGATGACAACATCTCAACTACAAGTGGCTTTTCTTCAAGGGCGTCTGATAAAG atataACGGTTTCAAAAGTTGCTTCAGTACCACCTCTTTGGTCCTCTGAGAGTGAAAGACTTGTCTCCCTTTCTCAGCATTCAGCCACCAGCTCTAAAAAGCCTGGCTTTAATCTGTCTGCTTTTGGAGCACTTTCCCCT TCACTTGGTAATGCATCAGCTTTTAAGACAAGCCAGCTTGGGaattctccattttatcctggaAAAACCATGTATGgtggtgcagctgcagcagcaaggcAGTCTAAAGCACGGATTACTCCTTATCAG acaCCAGTAAGAAGGCAGATGAAAGCCAAGCAAGTGAATGCACAATCTTACGGAGTGACAAGTTCTACTGCACGGCGCATCCTGCAGTCTCTGGAGAAGATGTCAAGCCCAATAGCG GATGCTAAAAGAATCCCATCTTCTTCATTTTCATCT cctGCGGAAAGAAGTATGCAGAATATCACTGACTTCCATTCACCAAGGAAAAGG GCTGAATCCCATTATCCTCCAGTCCAGAAGCTTGTGACTCCaaagaccgttccactgtcaatgAGTCGTTCACAATATTTTAAACCATCTCTACCATCTGCTACTGAATCAGGCAAGATTCGACAGAGAATAGAGATGAACCATAAG GGAGTACAAGAGAAAAATCTGGCAGCAGAGCAGAAGATAGAATCACCAGAAAG CAGCGTCACAAACCCCAGGTTCAGTACCTCTGCAACCAACGGGCTTCCTCCTTCAGTAGGAGTTGGTGGCGGCAAAATGAGAAGGGAAAGAGGTGTCCACTATGTATCAAAACCTGCACAAGAGGAG GAAATTGATATGCCAGTGCTACCAGAAATATCTTTGCCCATCAGTACGTCATCTTTGCCAAACTTCAGCTTTGGCCTGCTTGCTAGCAGTACTACTGTCTCATCTACGCCTGTCAGTTCTGCGCAGTCAGTGGCTAAAAAG GTGCAACCAGCCAGTAATGCTAGCAGTCCTGTGTACAGATTTTCATCTCCAATTGTAAAATCGACAGAAGCAGAAGTGCTGCCATCAGTGTCT GCTGGTGCATTCAAATTTAGTGTTCCTGTTGCAAAATCATCTGATCCTTCAGGATCCAAGGATACCCCAGTATTGACTCAGAGTAATGCAG CGGTCAATAGCATCAGCAGTAAGAGAGATCATGAGTATGATGGTCCCTTTAAGCCTGCAAAAATCCTGAAAGAAGGAAGTGTGCTGGATATTTTAAAGAGTCCTG gCTTTGCATCTTCAACCATATACTCGTCCGCAGCCGCGCCACCTGTTACAGCAAGCACAGTAGTTTATACAAGGCCTGCAATAAGTACTTTCTCCGGAACTGTTTCAGGACTTGGAGATGCTTTGAAACAAGGGTCAGCCCATTGGCAGTGCGATACGTGTCTTGTGCAAAACAAGCTGGCAGATAACAAATGTGTAGCCTGCCAAGCCGCTAAAGTGCCGATGTCAGATGGTACTAAGCAGACTGGTACTCAGTTTAACTCAGCCTTGAAAGCAGCTCATTCTACAAAGGGGACACAGGGCTTTGGAGACAAGTTTAAGGCAGCAGCTGGAACTTGGGACTGTGATACTTGCTTGGTCCAGAACAAACCGGAGGCTACAAAATGTGTGGCATGTGAGACACCAAAACCTGGGACAGGAGTAAAACCAGCCTTTGTGTTTCCTGCAGTCACAGACAATGTAACAACAGTGACTTCCTCTTCTGGCTCTACTGATCTCACAGTCAGTTTTGGATTTGGAGACAAATTCAAGAAGCCAAAAGATGCTTGGGAATGTTCTGTGTGCTTAGTGTCAAATAAGGCAGAAGATAGCAAATGTGTTGCCTGTCAGTCGGACAAACCAG GAAGTTCAGTGCCTGTGGTGAGTAGCAGTGCTTCCTCTTTACCTGCTCTTTCTGGAGGATTTCTaggcttagacaaattcaagAAGCCGGAGGGAAGCTGGGACTGCGAAACATGCTTAGTACAAAACAAAGCAGATGCCACAAAGTGTGTTGCTTGTGAGAGTTCAAAACCAGGCAGCAAGACTGAACTCAAAG GTTTTggaactgctgctgcttctacagTCCCATCTACTACTTCCTTCAAATTTGGTATTCAGTCGTCACCGTCAGAGCTTCCTCAGACACTGGGAAATGCAGAAAAAAGTTTCAAATTTGGAGAGCAAACAGGATTCAAATTTGGTATTACATCAGAGCTGGGATCATCAACAAACACAGTGACTGGAGGCTTTAAATTCTCAAAAACAGAAGGGTCCAAACTGGGAAGTTTTCCTTTGGAATCTGAATCGGAGGACAATGTGAAAGATGGCAAGAGCAATAGTAGTTTCAACTTTGGTCTTCCTTCTGGGGCTAAAAGTACACCTTCTACATCATTTCAGTTTGGAATAGCTAACCTTGGACAGCAAGAGAAGAAAGAGGGACTTAGCAAGCCTGCTGGAGGAGGCTTTACTTTTGGCACAGGTTCCACAGCCTCTGCAGCTGCACCTGAGAGTAAAACTGGAATAAGCGGTTTCAAATTTGGTAATACAGAGGAAAAGGAAACTTCAGTCACTCCCTTCTCCTTTAAGAAAGTGGAGGAGAAAAAAGATGAAAACCCTTCAACAAAAGGTGGGTTTACTTTTGGTAATGTAGAATCCGTGCCCACTCCGCAGCTTGTTTTGGGAAGGACAGATGAAAAACCGGACACTGTTGCCCCTTCCTATCCATCAGTGTTTGGAAAGAAAGTAGAAAATGAAGAATCAAAGGCACAACCCATGTTTCCATTTGCGAAGGCAGAGCAAACCAAAGATGACAGCACAGCAAAATCTGGATTTAGTTTCAGCCTAGCAAAACCAGCAGAGAAAGAAACTGAACAACAAGCAAAGCCCGCTTTTATGTTTGGAGCACAAGCAAGCACTGCAG ATCCAGGATCATCAAAGTCTACATTTGGCTTCATGAGCTCTAGTTCCTCCAACACTGCTgtgcaaagtgttgctgctgctgctggtggcggcggtggcggcggcggcggcagcagtggcgTGTTCAGCAGCACCACCTCTTCCTCAAATCCTGCCCCACCAAGCTTTTTGTTTGGACAGGCCAGCAACACTGTGAGCAGCTCTGCTTTTGGCAATCCCTCTGACTCCAGTACAACCCAGTCCTTTGGGTTCTCCCAAGAGAGCAAGCCACCAACAACCACTTCCAATACAAGTGCTCCTGCTCCATTTCTTTTCGGTACAGCAGCCACCACTAACAGTGCAGCCAACACTGGCTTCAGTTTTGCAGCAGCCACCACAACAGCAGGTCCTGCAG GTTCATCCTCTTCATTTGTGTTTGGTTCTGGGTCTTCAGCTCCTGCAACTGGTCCTGCATTTGGTGCCAGCCAAACACCAACATTTGGTCAAAGTCAAGGCTCCAGCCAGCCCCCTGCTCCAACCTTTGGATCACTCTCTTCCTCATTATTTTCTACTGGTGCTCAGCCTGCGCCTCCAGCTTTTGGCTCCGTGTCAAGCAGTACACAGCCTCCTGTCTTTGGACAACAAGCTACCCAACCGCCTAGTTTTGGCTCTAGTACAGCTCCTAATTCTG GCCCGGTGTTCCAGTTCGGAAGTAGTACCAATTTCAACTTTACAGGCAACAGCCCAGGAGTATTTACCTTTGGTGCAGCTTCTGGTGCTCCAGCACAGCCTGCAGGTGGCTCTTCGGGATTTTCATTCACCCAGCCTTCATCATTTAACCCagg GAATAATGGGAAAAATATATTCTCCACATCTGGATCTTCGCAGCCTGTTCGGAAGATAAAGACAGCTGTTAGAcgtagaaaataa
- the NUP153 gene encoding nuclear pore complex protein Nup153 isoform X1, whose product MDSGESGGAPGGGGGGGGSGGGSSGGYESGGGKIRTRRYHLAAASSKPYPRNKQGIVNIVKESVKSIVPAWLQRYFRQSEEESPSEQRSLEENVNYHPAFEDDDADNTLEIDGRITPEPTRITLDEPSTSRSGLSFTDILTRPSLHRSHLNFNILDSPPPLCQPSTSSAFPISNSGLSLGKEMKDSTSQHDDDNISTTSGFSSRASDKDITVSKVASVPPLWSSESERLVSLSQHSATSSKKPGFNLSAFGALSPSLGNASAFKTSQLGNSPFYPGKTMYGGAAAAARQSKARITPYQTPVRRQMKAKQVNAQSYGVTSSTARRILQSLEKMSSPIADAKRIPSSSFSSPAERSMQNITDFHSPRKRAESHYPPVQKLVTPKTVPLSMSRSQYFKPSLPSATESGKIRQRIEMNHKGVQEKNLAAEQKIESPESSVTNPRFSTSATNGLPPSVGVGGGKMRRERGVHYVSKPAQEEEIDMPVLPEISLPISTSSLPNFSFGLLASSTTVSSTPVSSAQSVAKKVQPASNASSPVYRFSSPIVKSTEAEVLPSVSAGAFKFSVPVAKSSDPSGSKDTPVLTQSNAAVNSISSKRDHEYDGPFKPAKILKEGSVLDILKSPGFASSTIYSSAAAPPVTASTVVYTRPAISTFSGTVSGLGDALKQGSAHWQCDTCLVQNKLADNKCVACQAAKVPMSDGTKQTGTQFNSALKAAHSTKGTQGFGDKFKAAAGTWDCDTCLVQNKPEATKCVACETPKPGTGVKPAFVFPAVTDNVTTVTSSSGSTDLTVSFGFGDKFKKPKDAWECSVCLVSNKAEDSKCVACQSDKPGSSVPVVSSSASSLPALSGGFLGLDKFKKPEGSWDCETCLVQNKADATKCVACESSKPGSKTELKGFGTAAASTVPSTTSFKFGIQSSPSELPQTLGNAEKSFKFGEQTGFKFGITSELGSSTNTVTGGFKFSKTEGSKLGSFPLESESEDNVKDGKSNSSFNFGLPSGAKSTPSTSFQFGIANLGQQEKKEGLSKPAGGGFTFGTGSTASAAAPESKTGISGFKFGNTEEKETSVTPFSFKKVEEKKDENPSTKGGFTFGNVESVPTPQLVLGRTDEKPDTVAPSYPSVFGKKVENEESKAQPMFPFAKAEQTKDDSTAKSGFSFSLAKPAEKETEQQAKPAFMFGAQASTADPGSSKSTFGFMSSSSSNTAVQSVAAAAGGGGGGGGGSSGVFSSTTSSSNPAPPSFLFGQASNTVSSSAFGNPSDSSTTQSFGFSQESKPPTTTSNTSAPAPFLFGTAATTNSAANTGFSFAAATTTAGPAGSSSSFVFGSGSSAPATGPAFGASQTPTFGQSQGSSQPPAPTFGSLSSSLFSTGAQPAPPAFGSVSSSTQPPVFGQQATQPPSFGSSTAPNSGPVFQFGSSTNFNFTGNSPGVFTFGAASGAPAQPAGGSSGFSFTQPSSFNPGRNNGKNIFSTSGSSQPVRKIKTAVRRRK is encoded by the exons GGAATTGTAAATATCGTTAAGGAATCTGTGAAGAGTATTGTTCCAGCTTGGCTTCAGAGATATTTCAGGCAAAGCGAAGAGGAATCCCCAAGTGAACAAAGGAGCTTAGAGGAGAATGTAAACTATCATCCTGCCTTTGAAGATGATGATGCTGACAATACCCTTGAGATTGATGGACGAATTACTCCCGAGCCAACAAGAATTACTTTAGATG AGCCCTCGACAAGTAGATCTGGTTTAAGCTTCACAGATATTTTAACAAGACCCTCTCTCCACCGGAGTCATCTTAATTTCAACATCttggattccccacctccacttTGTCAACCCTCCACATCATCTGCATTTCCAATTAGTAATTCTGGACTTTCACTtgggaaagaaatgaaagattctACCTCTCAGCATGATGATGACAACATCTCAACTACAAGTGGCTTTTCTTCAAGGGCGTCTGATAAAG atataACGGTTTCAAAAGTTGCTTCAGTACCACCTCTTTGGTCCTCTGAGAGTGAAAGACTTGTCTCCCTTTCTCAGCATTCAGCCACCAGCTCTAAAAAGCCTGGCTTTAATCTGTCTGCTTTTGGAGCACTTTCCCCT TCACTTGGTAATGCATCAGCTTTTAAGACAAGCCAGCTTGGGaattctccattttatcctggaAAAACCATGTATGgtggtgcagctgcagcagcaaggcAGTCTAAAGCACGGATTACTCCTTATCAG acaCCAGTAAGAAGGCAGATGAAAGCCAAGCAAGTGAATGCACAATCTTACGGAGTGACAAGTTCTACTGCACGGCGCATCCTGCAGTCTCTGGAGAAGATGTCAAGCCCAATAGCG GATGCTAAAAGAATCCCATCTTCTTCATTTTCATCT cctGCGGAAAGAAGTATGCAGAATATCACTGACTTCCATTCACCAAGGAAAAGG GCTGAATCCCATTATCCTCCAGTCCAGAAGCTTGTGACTCCaaagaccgttccactgtcaatgAGTCGTTCACAATATTTTAAACCATCTCTACCATCTGCTACTGAATCAGGCAAGATTCGACAGAGAATAGAGATGAACCATAAG GGAGTACAAGAGAAAAATCTGGCAGCAGAGCAGAAGATAGAATCACCAGAAAG CAGCGTCACAAACCCCAGGTTCAGTACCTCTGCAACCAACGGGCTTCCTCCTTCAGTAGGAGTTGGTGGCGGCAAAATGAGAAGGGAAAGAGGTGTCCACTATGTATCAAAACCTGCACAAGAGGAG GAAATTGATATGCCAGTGCTACCAGAAATATCTTTGCCCATCAGTACGTCATCTTTGCCAAACTTCAGCTTTGGCCTGCTTGCTAGCAGTACTACTGTCTCATCTACGCCTGTCAGTTCTGCGCAGTCAGTGGCTAAAAAG GTGCAACCAGCCAGTAATGCTAGCAGTCCTGTGTACAGATTTTCATCTCCAATTGTAAAATCGACAGAAGCAGAAGTGCTGCCATCAGTGTCT GCTGGTGCATTCAAATTTAGTGTTCCTGTTGCAAAATCATCTGATCCTTCAGGATCCAAGGATACCCCAGTATTGACTCAGAGTAATGCAG CGGTCAATAGCATCAGCAGTAAGAGAGATCATGAGTATGATGGTCCCTTTAAGCCTGCAAAAATCCTGAAAGAAGGAAGTGTGCTGGATATTTTAAAGAGTCCTG gCTTTGCATCTTCAACCATATACTCGTCCGCAGCCGCGCCACCTGTTACAGCAAGCACAGTAGTTTATACAAGGCCTGCAATAAGTACTTTCTCCGGAACTGTTTCAGGACTTGGAGATGCTTTGAAACAAGGGTCAGCCCATTGGCAGTGCGATACGTGTCTTGTGCAAAACAAGCTGGCAGATAACAAATGTGTAGCCTGCCAAGCCGCTAAAGTGCCGATGTCAGATGGTACTAAGCAGACTGGTACTCAGTTTAACTCAGCCTTGAAAGCAGCTCATTCTACAAAGGGGACACAGGGCTTTGGAGACAAGTTTAAGGCAGCAGCTGGAACTTGGGACTGTGATACTTGCTTGGTCCAGAACAAACCGGAGGCTACAAAATGTGTGGCATGTGAGACACCAAAACCTGGGACAGGAGTAAAACCAGCCTTTGTGTTTCCTGCAGTCACAGACAATGTAACAACAGTGACTTCCTCTTCTGGCTCTACTGATCTCACAGTCAGTTTTGGATTTGGAGACAAATTCAAGAAGCCAAAAGATGCTTGGGAATGTTCTGTGTGCTTAGTGTCAAATAAGGCAGAAGATAGCAAATGTGTTGCCTGTCAGTCGGACAAACCAG GAAGTTCAGTGCCTGTGGTGAGTAGCAGTGCTTCCTCTTTACCTGCTCTTTCTGGAGGATTTCTaggcttagacaaattcaagAAGCCGGAGGGAAGCTGGGACTGCGAAACATGCTTAGTACAAAACAAAGCAGATGCCACAAAGTGTGTTGCTTGTGAGAGTTCAAAACCAGGCAGCAAGACTGAACTCAAAG GTTTTggaactgctgctgcttctacagTCCCATCTACTACTTCCTTCAAATTTGGTATTCAGTCGTCACCGTCAGAGCTTCCTCAGACACTGGGAAATGCAGAAAAAAGTTTCAAATTTGGAGAGCAAACAGGATTCAAATTTGGTATTACATCAGAGCTGGGATCATCAACAAACACAGTGACTGGAGGCTTTAAATTCTCAAAAACAGAAGGGTCCAAACTGGGAAGTTTTCCTTTGGAATCTGAATCGGAGGACAATGTGAAAGATGGCAAGAGCAATAGTAGTTTCAACTTTGGTCTTCCTTCTGGGGCTAAAAGTACACCTTCTACATCATTTCAGTTTGGAATAGCTAACCTTGGACAGCAAGAGAAGAAAGAGGGACTTAGCAAGCCTGCTGGAGGAGGCTTTACTTTTGGCACAGGTTCCACAGCCTCTGCAGCTGCACCTGAGAGTAAAACTGGAATAAGCGGTTTCAAATTTGGTAATACAGAGGAAAAGGAAACTTCAGTCACTCCCTTCTCCTTTAAGAAAGTGGAGGAGAAAAAAGATGAAAACCCTTCAACAAAAGGTGGGTTTACTTTTGGTAATGTAGAATCCGTGCCCACTCCGCAGCTTGTTTTGGGAAGGACAGATGAAAAACCGGACACTGTTGCCCCTTCCTATCCATCAGTGTTTGGAAAGAAAGTAGAAAATGAAGAATCAAAGGCACAACCCATGTTTCCATTTGCGAAGGCAGAGCAAACCAAAGATGACAGCACAGCAAAATCTGGATTTAGTTTCAGCCTAGCAAAACCAGCAGAGAAAGAAACTGAACAACAAGCAAAGCCCGCTTTTATGTTTGGAGCACAAGCAAGCACTGCAG ATCCAGGATCATCAAAGTCTACATTTGGCTTCATGAGCTCTAGTTCCTCCAACACTGCTgtgcaaagtgttgctgctgctgctggtggcggcggtggcggcggcggcggcagcagtggcgTGTTCAGCAGCACCACCTCTTCCTCAAATCCTGCCCCACCAAGCTTTTTGTTTGGACAGGCCAGCAACACTGTGAGCAGCTCTGCTTTTGGCAATCCCTCTGACTCCAGTACAACCCAGTCCTTTGGGTTCTCCCAAGAGAGCAAGCCACCAACAACCACTTCCAATACAAGTGCTCCTGCTCCATTTCTTTTCGGTACAGCAGCCACCACTAACAGTGCAGCCAACACTGGCTTCAGTTTTGCAGCAGCCACCACAACAGCAGGTCCTGCAG GTTCATCCTCTTCATTTGTGTTTGGTTCTGGGTCTTCAGCTCCTGCAACTGGTCCTGCATTTGGTGCCAGCCAAACACCAACATTTGGTCAAAGTCAAGGCTCCAGCCAGCCCCCTGCTCCAACCTTTGGATCACTCTCTTCCTCATTATTTTCTACTGGTGCTCAGCCTGCGCCTCCAGCTTTTGGCTCCGTGTCAAGCAGTACACAGCCTCCTGTCTTTGGACAACAAGCTACCCAACCGCCTAGTTTTGGCTCTAGTACAGCTCCTAATTCTG GCCCGGTGTTCCAGTTCGGAAGTAGTACCAATTTCAACTTTACAGGCAACAGCCCAGGAGTATTTACCTTTGGTGCAGCTTCTGGTGCTCCAGCACAGCCTGCAGGTGGCTCTTCGGGATTTTCATTCACCCAGCCTTCATCATTTAACCCagg CAGGAATAATGGGAAAAATATATTCTCCACATCTGGATCTTCGCAGCCTGTTCGGAAGATAAAGACAGCTGTTAGAcgtagaaaataa